The Prevotella sp. E9-3 genome has a window encoding:
- a CDS encoding TonB-dependent siderophore receptor, protein MIKKIATLATFLMAGLTAESQTVEREDSLHEVVVTGTGTQHLLKNAPVQTEVITQKMLRQYGGKSLEDILSGLTASFAFSEGDMGSQMQLNGLGNNYILILIDGKRIHGDVGGENDLGLIDPQNIEKIEIVKGAQSALYGSDAMAGVINIITKKHAQKGLFVDNSTRYGSHNDLRQHNTLAFSLGQFSSQTNFQIQRNDGWQNTKEEFAEATVLTDSKNKTVNKFHNWQLSERLTYRPTPHSELYAEGTYYKKNILRPQDGTHPSCDVYTYNLRYNNASAAIGSKWLLGSNSSKSENHHQNTITLDIDWNKHAYYYDYTQRTYEYILLKGEEFGNLDGEWYSVLMKPGQSKLQSDQQRVMGLLKGVFYLPYGNTLNTGIEYRYDYLKAPDRTETGTASDRTSSFYVQDEFNLMEWLNITAGLRLVDNRSFGLRLTPKLSAMLSAGDFRFRLGWSQGFKTPTVKELHYRYLHVMGSSTFFNIGNTHLDPQTSNYYSANIEYRGRKLTASVTGYLNRLDHMIALVNVPVGEIPSGITTAYLGDGSNNVQARMYKNMDDARTCGIDATLSYKVMKGLTLNTAYSYLDTKAHLYDEKKEQMTTVTIDGTAHHKWSASAMYSHSFTPTYALGISLSTRGSSTRFYQNNRNGKAFQLWRINTTHDIGRQDRMLSYKIDLGIDNIFNYIDRTMRPYHLGNNTPGTTVYGTFAIKFNYGKRFNKHNLSTKQNVYNEEN, encoded by the coding sequence ATGATAAAAAAGATTGCGACGTTGGCCACCTTCTTGATGGCAGGTCTGACAGCGGAATCACAAACGGTGGAGAGAGAAGACTCACTCCATGAAGTGGTTGTAACAGGTACTGGTACCCAGCACTTGCTGAAGAATGCGCCTGTCCAGACAGAGGTCATCACTCAGAAGATGCTTCGACAGTATGGAGGAAAAAGTCTGGAGGATATTCTCTCTGGTCTTACTGCTTCGTTTGCTTTCAGCGAGGGCGATATGGGTAGTCAGATGCAATTGAATGGTCTTGGCAACAACTATATCCTGATACTCATCGACGGCAAGCGTATTCACGGCGATGTGGGAGGTGAGAACGACCTTGGCCTTATTGATCCACAGAATATTGAAAAGATTGAGATAGTAAAAGGTGCACAGAGTGCGCTTTATGGTAGTGACGCTATGGCTGGCGTTATCAATATTATTACCAAGAAGCATGCCCAAAAGGGACTATTCGTTGACAATAGCACCCGATATGGCTCGCACAACGACCTTCGCCAGCACAACACCTTAGCCTTCTCGCTCGGCCAGTTCTCTTCACAGACAAATTTTCAGATTCAACGAAATGACGGTTGGCAGAACACCAAAGAGGAATTTGCAGAAGCTACGGTGCTTACCGACAGCAAGAACAAGACTGTAAACAAATTCCACAACTGGCAACTCTCAGAACGCCTCACTTATCGGCCTACTCCCCATAGCGAATTATATGCAGAAGGAACTTACTACAAGAAGAACATCCTGCGTCCTCAGGATGGTACACATCCCAGTTGCGATGTCTATACTTACAACCTGCGCTATAACAATGCTTCGGCTGCTATCGGCAGTAAATGGCTATTAGGCAGCAATTCTTCTAAATCCGAGAACCATCATCAGAATACCATCACCCTTGATATTGACTGGAACAAACATGCTTACTACTACGATTACACCCAAAGAACTTACGAATATATCTTGTTGAAAGGCGAGGAATTTGGCAATCTTGACGGAGAATGGTATTCCGTTTTGATGAAACCAGGGCAAAGCAAACTACAGAGCGATCAACAGCGTGTGATGGGACTTTTAAAAGGAGTGTTCTACCTGCCTTATGGCAACACGCTGAATACAGGCATTGAATACCGTTATGACTATCTGAAGGCTCCCGATCGCACAGAAACGGGAACAGCCAGCGACCGTACATCGTCCTTTTATGTTCAGGACGAGTTCAACCTGATGGAATGGCTGAACATTACAGCCGGACTTCGTCTGGTTGACAATCGTAGTTTCGGATTGCGCCTCACGCCAAAGTTGAGTGCCATGTTATCTGCTGGCGATTTCCGTTTCCGCTTAGGATGGAGCCAAGGATTCAAAACGCCTACCGTGAAGGAATTGCACTATCGCTATCTGCATGTTATGGGCAGCAGCACCTTCTTCAATATCGGCAATACTCATCTTGATCCTCAAACCAGTAATTACTATTCTGCTAATATTGAATACCGTGGTCGGAAACTTACTGCTTCCGTCACCGGCTATCTGAACCGACTTGACCACATGATAGCTTTGGTAAACGTTCCTGTAGGCGAGATTCCTTCAGGCATCACCACTGCCTATCTGGGCGATGGAAGCAATAATGTTCAGGCACGCATGTATAAGAATATGGACGATGCCCGCACCTGTGGCATTGATGCCACCCTTTCCTATAAGGTGATGAAAGGACTCACGCTAAACACCGCCTATAGCTACCTTGACACAAAGGCACATCTCTATGACGAGAAGAAAGAACAGATGACTACCGTCACCATCGATGGAACGGCCCACCACAAATGGAGCGCATCGGCTATGTACAGTCATTCTTTTACTCCCACCTATGCCCTTGGCATCAGTCTCTCAACCCGTGGCAGCAGTACCCGATTCTACCAGAACAACCGAAACGGAAAAGCCTTTCAATTATGGCGCATCAACACCACCCATGATATTGGCAGACAAGACCGTATGCTGAGCTACAAGATTGACTTGGGCATAGACAACATCTTCAATTATATTGACCGTACTATGCGCCCCTACCATCTGGGCAACAACACCCCTGGCACTACGGTGTATGGCACATTCGCTATCAAATTCAATTATGGCAAGCGATTTAACAAACATAATTTATCAACAAAACAAAATGTTTACAATGAAGAAAATTAA
- a CDS encoding sirohydrochlorin cobaltochelatase yields the protein MKKIKSFMLATMAFALAAPVFTSCGDDETKVETVEKIIDNIVSEYSVNDNMVADQKAKSGKNTAVLLVAFGSTWNNAFQAFDATKKAYEKAFPEADVYLCFSSDICINRASVGENTDDEGKIVKRDYYEPRYLLHAIGAAKYGKIYVQSLQVIPGEEFAAVVASVKKFMNNGFLANAHLDDKYLSKLAEDEAIFLGMPLLNDSIEDINEVAKQLNEKCKSEISDGVVAFMGHGNPDKYDTFKANIRYRQLETALQKLNPNYFVGTVDMENNYKQDVMDRMKKKGITNGKVYLHALMSIAGDHAHNDMAGEGEEYWDEEDPESEDNSWFEYFTNNEYTPVVPAVNNHPQGLLEIPGILEVWINHTKNAKFLEDAYHSMYPEE from the coding sequence ATGAAGAAAATTAAATCTTTCATGCTGGCAACAATGGCATTTGCATTGGCTGCCCCAGTATTCACATCGTGTGGCGATGATGAAACAAAAGTGGAAACGGTTGAAAAAATTATCGACAACATCGTTTCCGAGTATTCGGTCAACGACAATATGGTGGCCGATCAGAAAGCTAAGTCGGGCAAGAACACAGCCGTGCTGCTGGTAGCCTTCGGCTCTACTTGGAACAATGCCTTTCAGGCTTTTGACGCTACGAAGAAAGCCTACGAGAAGGCTTTTCCTGAAGCCGATGTCTATCTTTGTTTCTCAAGCGACATCTGTATCAACCGTGCCAGCGTAGGTGAGAATACCGATGATGAAGGCAAGATCGTAAAACGTGACTATTACGAACCACGCTATCTGCTGCACGCCATCGGTGCCGCCAAGTACGGCAAAATCTACGTGCAGTCGTTGCAGGTTATCCCTGGAGAGGAATTTGCTGCTGTAGTGGCCAGCGTAAAGAAATTCATGAACAATGGTTTCCTTGCCAACGCTCACCTGGACGACAAGTATTTGTCTAAGTTGGCTGAGGATGAAGCCATCTTCTTGGGTATGCCTCTTTTGAACGACTCTATCGAAGACATTAATGAAGTGGCCAAGCAATTGAACGAAAAGTGCAAGTCAGAAATTTCCGATGGTGTTGTGGCTTTCATGGGACACGGCAATCCCGACAAGTATGACACTTTCAAGGCCAACATACGTTACCGTCAGTTGGAGACTGCTCTGCAGAAACTCAATCCCAACTATTTTGTAGGAACGGTAGATATGGAGAACAACTATAAGCAGGACGTGATGGATCGCATGAAGAAGAAGGGTATTACAAATGGAAAAGTTTATCTGCATGCCCTGATGTCTATCGCCGGCGACCACGCTCACAACGACATGGCTGGAGAGGGTGAAGAGTATTGGGATGAAGAAGACCCCGAGAGCGAGGATAACAGTTGGTTCGAGTACTTCACCAACAACGAATACACTCCTGTTGTTCCTGCCGTCAACAACCATCCACAGGGTCTTCTCGAAATTCCCGGCATCCTGGAAGTATGGATCAACCACACCAAGAATGCAAAATTCCTTGAAGATGCCTACCATAGCATGTATCCTGAAGAGTAG
- a CDS encoding TonB-dependent siderophore receptor yields the protein MKKLIILFSVALLSGGAAFSQIHKMEHRDSSVVSRTYNLNPVVITGSGHHQRLKSTATPVHVLSAQEIREQGITTFDAALTRMMPQVSMAPNSMGTFLRLNGLGNKYILILINGQKLSGDISSNVDLNRINMSRVKRIEVLDGAASSLYGSDAIAGVINIITDQPTDAVCSISNDTHVSGHGVLTENVNIDIFKNGFGSYTSFSHDRADSYQNNSLEYKKGSDTGTQQTIAPFFTGYRSNIIGQKFTYTPLQQLALNAGIDYSYKITDRPETQSDITGGTDYEMRYKGLRWNLGGIYKFTKRNSLQANFTVDRFHYGKEYDVETKTNAIGDYVQSKKQRSMEGELRAILGLSKNSTTIFGSDWRKDYLTASSGNIDEHVYTMAVFAQHEQTLFKDFTATVGLRLTHHQTFNQHLTPKVAMMYAPGNFRFRATYSAGFRAPGLDELYYHYFSVNRGKPQIIFGNQDLSPEKSHYFSLNAEYRTQQVAFSITGYLNRISDMVVRQNIDVDNASMTMLRKEFPEMTDAQAAKLERYSLYTNSDKGDVKGFQVNISSNIVQGFNLSANYVYTYARTKSGDEWNVLERSIRHTATIAANYHHSWGRYGLNINLNGRLQSKTYYPDYEDAPGYGVWNLHTTHSFDVAKWAFIEPSIGIDNLFDKADRRIDSSNRKYALYSPGRMLVAGLKVKFKH from the coding sequence GTGAAGAAACTGATTATTCTTTTTTCGGTGGCACTCCTTTCCGGGGGTGCCGCTTTCTCTCAAATCCATAAAATGGAACATCGCGACTCTTCGGTCGTTAGTCGCACATACAATCTGAACCCTGTTGTCATTACCGGTTCAGGCCATCACCAGCGTCTGAAGTCAACAGCTACGCCCGTCCACGTCCTATCAGCGCAGGAAATTCGTGAACAAGGCATTACCACTTTCGATGCCGCTCTTACACGCATGATGCCACAAGTATCAATGGCCCCCAATAGTATGGGAACCTTTCTTCGTTTAAATGGATTGGGCAACAAATACATTCTGATTCTCATCAATGGTCAGAAACTTTCAGGCGACATCTCCAGTAATGTTGATTTGAACCGAATCAACATGAGCCGGGTAAAGCGCATCGAAGTACTCGATGGTGCAGCCTCATCACTATACGGCTCGGATGCCATTGCAGGTGTCATCAACATCATTACCGACCAGCCTACTGATGCGGTGTGCAGTATTTCCAACGATACTCACGTCAGCGGGCACGGTGTACTGACAGAAAATGTCAATATTGATATTTTCAAGAACGGTTTCGGTTCCTACACTTCTTTCTCTCACGACCGTGCCGACAGTTATCAAAACAACAGTTTGGAATACAAGAAAGGAAGCGATACAGGAACACAACAAACCATTGCTCCTTTTTTCACAGGCTACCGTTCAAACATCATCGGACAGAAATTCACCTATACCCCCCTTCAACAGTTGGCACTGAATGCAGGTATAGACTATTCATACAAAATCACCGACCGTCCAGAGACTCAATCCGACATCACGGGTGGCACCGACTATGAGATGCGTTACAAAGGACTGAGATGGAATTTAGGCGGCATCTACAAATTCACCAAAAGAAATTCTCTGCAAGCCAACTTCACCGTTGACCGTTTCCACTATGGCAAGGAATACGATGTAGAGACCAAGACCAACGCTATTGGCGACTATGTTCAGTCTAAGAAACAACGCTCTATGGAGGGAGAGTTGAGGGCAATTCTCGGATTGAGCAAAAACAGCACCACCATCTTTGGTTCCGACTGGCGAAAGGACTATCTCACAGCCTCTTCAGGCAATATCGACGAGCATGTATATACCATGGCTGTCTTTGCCCAGCACGAGCAAACACTCTTCAAGGACTTTACAGCAACTGTTGGTTTGCGACTCACCCATCACCAAACGTTCAACCAGCACCTCACTCCAAAAGTTGCCATGATGTATGCCCCGGGTAATTTCCGTTTCCGTGCCACCTACTCAGCCGGATTCCGTGCTCCAGGTCTGGACGAACTGTACTATCACTATTTTTCCGTGAATCGTGGCAAACCTCAGATTATTTTCGGCAATCAAGACCTTTCACCCGAGAAAAGCCACTACTTCTCTTTGAATGCCGAATATCGTACCCAGCAGGTTGCTTTCAGCATTACAGGTTATTTGAACCGTATCAGCGATATGGTGGTTCGACAGAACATCGATGTTGACAACGCCTCCATGACCATGCTTCGAAAGGAGTTTCCTGAAATGACTGATGCTCAAGCAGCCAAACTCGAGCGCTATTCGCTCTATACGAATAGTGACAAGGGCGATGTAAAAGGATTTCAGGTAAACATTTCCTCCAACATCGTTCAGGGATTTAATCTCTCTGCCAACTATGTCTATACCTATGCCAGAACCAAGAGCGGCGACGAATGGAACGTATTGGAGCGCAGTATCCGTCATACTGCCACCATTGCAGCCAACTATCATCACAGTTGGGGGAGATATGGTCTGAACATTAATCTGAACGGCCGTTTGCAGTCTAAGACCTACTATCCCGACTACGAAGATGCACCCGGCTATGGTGTATGGAACCTGCATACCACACATTCTTTCGATGTAGCGAAGTGGGCCTTCATCGAACCGAGTATCGGTATCGACAACCTTTTCGACAAGGCCGACCGTCGCATCGACTCCTCTAATCGTAAATATGCCCTATACAGTCCTGGCCGCATGCTGGTAGCAGGGCTGAAAGTGAAGTTTAAGCACTAA
- the cobJ gene encoding precorrin-3B C(17)-methyltransferase, which yields MGKIIIAGIGPGSKNDITPAVLEAVRQADVIVGYKYYFQFIEPFVPANCECIDTGMKKERERAEHAFRLAEEGKTVVVISSGDAGIYGMAPLIYEMQQERAALHSSADIEVVSLPGISAFQKAASLLGAPIGHDMCIISLSDLMTPWSVIERRIKAAAVGDFVTAIYNPKSHGRYWQLYRLQELFLQERSANTPVGYVRQAGREEQEVKLTTLGDFDPEDVDMFTVVLIGNSQSYISLTPAPSPKDEGRKIFITPRGYYREEKQEDVKPGQSIMMESFRTIRSEMQHPDVPTWRLWPLLHAIHTTVDFGMEECLWMDERATEILYKKVVDGSLKHIVTDVTMAASGIRKGALERLGIEVHCYINDPRSKQMADEKGITRSQACMQLAAEEYPEAFYVVGNAPTALFEICDLVRKGKMHPVGIIAAPVGFVHVCESKHAVKTLRHIPKLIIEGRKGGSNLAATLCNAILTYDDAEQLTPGRDL from the coding sequence ATGGGAAAGATTATCATTGCCGGCATTGGTCCTGGCAGCAAGAACGACATCACTCCCGCCGTACTCGAAGCAGTACGTCAGGCCGATGTGATTGTTGGCTACAAATACTACTTTCAGTTCATCGAACCGTTTGTGCCAGCAAATTGCGAGTGTATCGACACTGGTATGAAAAAAGAGCGAGAGCGTGCCGAACATGCTTTCCGACTGGCAGAAGAAGGCAAGACGGTGGTGGTCATCTCTTCGGGCGATGCAGGTATCTACGGCATGGCGCCACTCATCTACGAGATGCAACAAGAACGGGCTGCCCTTCATTCTTCTGCCGACATCGAAGTTGTTTCTTTACCTGGCATCTCGGCTTTCCAAAAAGCTGCATCATTGCTGGGTGCTCCCATTGGCCACGACATGTGTATCATTTCCCTTAGCGATCTTATGACCCCATGGTCTGTCATTGAACGGCGCATCAAGGCTGCAGCCGTCGGCGATTTCGTAACAGCCATTTATAATCCGAAATCGCACGGACGCTATTGGCAACTATACCGTCTGCAAGAGTTGTTTCTGCAGGAGCGTAGTGCCAACACCCCAGTGGGCTATGTACGTCAGGCAGGCCGCGAAGAGCAGGAAGTGAAACTGACAACCCTCGGTGATTTTGACCCGGAAGATGTAGATATGTTTACCGTTGTACTGATTGGCAATTCGCAGTCGTACATAAGCCTCACCCCCGCCCCCTCTCCAAAGGACGAGGGGCGTAAGATCTTTATTACACCACGCGGGTACTACCGAGAGGAGAAGCAGGAAGACGTAAAGCCCGGCCAGTCTATCATGATGGAAAGCTTCCGCACGATACGTTCCGAGATGCAACATCCTGATGTGCCAACGTGGCGTCTATGGCCGTTGCTGCACGCCATTCATACCACGGTTGACTTCGGCATGGAAGAGTGTCTTTGGATGGATGAACGTGCTACGGAGATACTATATAAAAAGGTGGTTGACGGCAGTCTGAAACATATCGTTACCGACGTCACGATGGCTGCCAGCGGTATCCGTAAGGGGGCTTTGGAGCGACTTGGCATCGAGGTACATTGTTACATCAACGACCCTCGTTCCAAGCAGATGGCAGACGAGAAAGGCATCACTCGCAGTCAAGCCTGCATGCAACTGGCAGCGGAGGAATACCCAGAGGCGTTCTATGTGGTGGGCAATGCGCCAACGGCACTCTTCGAGATATGCGACTTGGTACGTAAAGGCAAGATGCATCCCGTGGGCATTATTGCCGCTCCCGTCGGTTTTGTGCATGTGTGCGAGAGCAAGCATGCCGTCAAGACGCTGCGCCACATTCCCAAACTGATTATCGAAGGGCGCAAAGGCGGCAGCAACCTCGCTGCCACACTCTGCAATGCCATTCTGACCTACGACGATGCAGAGCAGTTAACCCCTGGACGGGATCTATAG
- the cbiE gene encoding precorrin-6y C5,15-methyltransferase (decarboxylating) subunit CbiE, whose translation MQFIVIGITDNPQPFFPPEVLNIIKNGKIFSGGRRHHEIVAPLLSADAEWIDITVPLDNVFDQYRTLSTRVIIFASGDPLFFGFASTIRRKMPDAEVVVYPTFNSLQLLAHRLLMPYHDMRIVSLTGRPWPQFDRALIERAEKIGVLTDKEHTPAVIAQRMLEFGYKDYTMHVGEHLGNPQLERVSTCTLEEAAKMDFSTPNCVILSTPLHRREGLGMGLPDSAFALLDGREKMITKMPIRLLTLQALDLPHRHVLWDIGACTGSVSIEARLLFPHLQIEAFEIRPECEAIIQENTHRFGAPGINIHIGDFLKYDLSPLTSPDAVFIGGHGGHLKAIMEKVLTVLADDGIIVFNSVTSPKVPTNSRALWDEACRDLGLRQGEPLHIHLNDYNPIDILTASKSHIQ comes from the coding sequence ATGCAGTTCATCGTTATTGGTATCACAGACAATCCTCAACCGTTCTTTCCACCAGAAGTTTTGAACATCATCAAGAACGGGAAAATATTTTCGGGTGGTCGTCGCCATCACGAGATTGTAGCCCCATTGCTGTCTGCCGATGCAGAATGGATTGACATCACCGTCCCTTTGGACAACGTCTTTGATCAGTACCGAACCCTTTCAACACGAGTTATCATCTTTGCCAGCGGCGACCCCTTGTTCTTCGGCTTCGCCAGCACCATCCGCCGCAAGATGCCTGATGCCGAGGTGGTGGTATATCCCACTTTCAATTCACTCCAACTGTTGGCCCACCGCCTGCTGATGCCCTATCACGACATGCGTATTGTCTCGCTCACAGGGCGTCCCTGGCCACAGTTCGACCGTGCGCTTATTGAACGAGCCGAGAAGATTGGCGTTCTAACAGACAAAGAGCATACCCCTGCCGTCATTGCACAGCGTATGCTGGAGTTTGGCTACAAGGACTATACCATGCACGTGGGCGAACATCTTGGCAACCCGCAATTAGAGAGAGTCAGCACATGCACACTCGAGGAGGCTGCAAAGATGGATTTCTCAACGCCCAACTGCGTGATACTATCTACTCCCCTCCATCGCAGGGAGGGGTTGGGGATGGGTCTCCCCGACAGCGCATTTGCGCTACTCGACGGTCGTGAGAAGATGATCACCAAGATGCCTATCCGTTTGTTGACCCTTCAGGCTCTCGACCTCCCCCATCGCCATGTTCTATGGGATATTGGTGCCTGCACCGGAAGTGTCAGCATTGAGGCTCGTCTGCTGTTTCCGCACCTTCAGATAGAAGCCTTCGAGATACGTCCTGAGTGTGAGGCCATCATTCAAGAAAACACACATCGCTTTGGTGCTCCAGGCATCAACATCCACATCGGCGACTTCCTGAAGTACGACCTCTCACCTCTCACTTCCCCCGACGCCGTCTTCATCGGCGGACATGGTGGTCATCTGAAAGCAATCATGGAAAAGGTGCTGACCGTATTGGCCGACGACGGTATCATCGTATTCAATAGCGTCACTTCCCCAAAGGTACCTACCAATAGTCGTGCGCTCTGGGACGAGGCCTGCCGGGACTTAGGACTTCGACAGGGAGAGCCGCTCCATATTCATCTCAACGACTATAATCCTATAGACATACTAACCGCATCTAAATCACATATACAATGA
- the cobM gene encoding precorrin-4 C(11)-methyltransferase gives MNRIAIIPISEAGCAIADTLQQHFPSADTVSRNSVATYWNNYDAFVFIGAMGICVRTIAPCIEDKHSDPAVVCIDSMGQHVISVLSGHIGGANDLTRQLSAFLGAHAVITTQSDCAGLWALDTLSDRFQWPIASNNEDMNDCIFAFVNRKPTALLLEARDEGTDYLESTKPDHVTIIHNISEADPQKYKLLILVSPFIRNAPDGMLKLHFVPMIGTIGFGLAHHPDNYHQIKEEIDEAFANHGILPCSHRYCTIDVKADEPFVKLLQEDYKAEVVFFTADELAMIEVPNPSTTVMKHVGTPSVCEAASILGSNHGQLVVPKIKGKNWTAALAIDQKYLRRKLGFIEIVGAGPGDPDLISVRGRKMLERADLILYAGSLVPKALTECHKSGAVVRSSADMNLEEQCALIKEHYDRGHFIVRLHTGDPCIFGAIQEQMAFFDAHHMRYHITPGISSFLAAAAELQSQFTIPERCQTIILTRGEGRTPMPEKEQLHLLARSQSTMCIFLSAAIVDDVQRELLQEYPEDTPVAACYHLTWPDQKIYRGTLKNLAKIVHDNHLTLTTMLVVGEAIDNRHGLSALYDKHFTHLFRKGE, from the coding sequence ATGAACAGAATTGCCATCATACCAATAAGCGAGGCAGGCTGTGCCATCGCTGACACCTTGCAACAACATTTCCCCTCGGCCGACACCGTGAGTCGCAATTCAGTTGCGACATATTGGAACAACTACGACGCCTTCGTGTTCATCGGTGCCATGGGCATCTGCGTGCGCACCATCGCTCCCTGTATCGAAGACAAGCACAGTGATCCCGCCGTTGTTTGTATTGATTCCATGGGCCAGCATGTCATCTCTGTTCTCTCTGGTCATATAGGCGGTGCCAACGACCTGACGCGTCAATTGTCGGCCTTCCTTGGTGCCCATGCGGTCATCACCACCCAGAGCGACTGTGCCGGACTGTGGGCGCTCGACACACTCAGCGACCGCTTTCAGTGGCCCATCGCCAGCAATAACGAGGATATGAACGACTGCATCTTTGCCTTTGTCAACCGCAAGCCTACGGCTCTACTGCTGGAAGCGCGCGATGAGGGCACCGATTATTTAGAGTCTACCAAGCCCGACCATGTCACCATCATCCACAATATCAGCGAAGCCGACCCACAGAAATACAAGTTGCTGATTTTAGTATCTCCTTTCATCCGCAATGCACCCGATGGGATGCTCAAACTTCATTTTGTTCCCATGATAGGAACCATCGGCTTCGGACTGGCCCATCATCCCGACAACTACCATCAGATAAAAGAAGAGATTGACGAGGCTTTTGCTAATCATGGCATCCTGCCTTGCTCCCACCGCTATTGCACCATCGATGTGAAAGCCGATGAACCCTTTGTCAAACTACTCCAAGAGGATTATAAAGCTGAAGTCGTGTTCTTTACAGCCGATGAGTTGGCAATGATTGAGGTGCCCAACCCGAGCACTACTGTGATGAAACACGTGGGTACGCCCAGCGTCTGCGAGGCAGCATCCATTCTGGGTTCTAACCACGGTCAACTCGTTGTTCCTAAGATAAAAGGCAAGAACTGGACAGCTGCGCTGGCCATTGACCAGAAGTATCTTAGACGGAAACTGGGCTTCATCGAAATTGTCGGTGCCGGTCCTGGCGATCCCGATTTAATAAGTGTGCGAGGACGGAAGATGCTGGAGCGTGCCGATTTAATTCTCTATGCCGGATCGCTGGTACCCAAGGCATTGACAGAATGCCATAAGTCTGGTGCCGTGGTGCGTTCGTCGGCCGATATGAATCTTGAGGAACAATGCGCTTTGATAAAGGAGCACTACGACCGGGGGCACTTCATCGTACGTCTGCATACCGGCGACCCCTGCATCTTCGGTGCCATACAGGAACAGATGGCTTTCTTCGATGCTCACCACATGCGCTATCATATCACCCCCGGCATCTCATCGTTCCTGGCTGCCGCTGCCGAACTGCAAAGTCAGTTCACCATCCCCGAGCGCTGTCAGACCATCATCCTCACCCGTGGCGAAGGGCGCACGCCGATGCCCGAGAAGGAACAGCTACACCTGTTGGCCCGTTCACAATCTACCATGTGTATCTTCCTCTCTGCCGCCATTGTCGATGATGTGCAGCGCGAACTGCTTCAGGAATATCCAGAAGACACCCCCGTTGCCGCCTGCTACCATCTCACCTGGCCCGACCAGAAAATCTATCGCGGCACACTGAAGAATCTTGCCAAGATTGTTCACGACAACCACCTCACACTTACCACTATGCTGGTGGTAGGAGAGGCTATTGACAACCGTCATGGACTATCTGCTCTTTACGACAAGCACTTCACTCATCTATTCCGCAAAGGAGAGTGA